The Rosa rugosa chromosome 1, drRosRugo1.1, whole genome shotgun sequence genomic sequence TGTGATCTACTTCATCTCCTAATATTAGGGAGCCGCTGCAGAATTTAGGTAACGAATTCGTTGTCATAAAGTTGCTTCCATCAGGTTTCTATCAGTACCGCTTCATTATTGACGGGTGTTGGAGGTGTGCTCCAGACTTGCCATGGATCTATGATGATTCGGGGACTGCCTATAATGTTTTGGATTTGCAGGTAATTTTATGACTTATAATGTGGTCATTTCTAGTCCATAATTCTGATTTATCTCTTGTACTAGGCCTTTGCTCTTTGTCCTCTTTCATTATATGTAAGGGTTTTTAAGTATGTTATTTTGGGACAAAAGGCTTAATTTAGTTGAGTAGAGCTCAGTCTACATACGAAGTATCATCATAATATGTCTTAGGAGCATAGAACATATCTTACCCTCCCGCATATGGGAAACCAGCCAGTTCCTAGTGACACTCACACTTATACACGAAGCTAAATGCTTCGTTATATAGGATCCACGGTTTGCACCTTAAGGTTTGTAGATAGTTGTTAAGTGGCAGTTCTTGATCAAATGACAGTGAGAGATTCTTTATCTTTAAGTGGTGAAAATGTCACCATCCAAGCTTCAAGCTCACTGAAGAGCTGCATGTTGATTCTCAACATTGTATTGGTCAGAAGTTCAAATGTTCGACTCAACATTTTGTAGTAGAATGAAGATCGTTTACAGTGGGTTATTTCTGATTGCTTTTACTTGCATCAGTTGACCAAGTAAGCAAGCAGGATGAGCTAATGAGGATGGACCAAACAGTATGGTTTTGGCCGATATTTGAGTATTTTCAATTGGAGATTTAAGGCTAAAAGGTTCATAGGACCCTTAAATCTCCATATGAGTCCAAGCATTAGAAACGATTTGCACAGTATCTGCCAATCATATGTTCCAGATCCAATTGCTTACGACTTCTCAGTGCATTGTCAATACTGGCAACAACAGGTTCTCTGCGCCTAGCAGCTGAAAATGTTTGATCTTGCTCTGTGTTATGTAGGAGTGTCTCTTTGCACACTTCTGAGATTTCATGGTTCTGTTTTATACCAGTGGAGGATGGAAATGAGTATATCTCCCCAAATGTTTACTTTCAAAGCTCCTTCTTAGCCGAGTAGCTAAGTGAAGAAAATGTGAAAGTTTTGAATCAGCGAAAGAGACGTTAAAGAAAAAAGTATATTTCTTCTCATTTTATAATCCAAGTCCTCGACCTCTTGAACATTAATTGCTATAAATATAAGTTATGCATTATTGTCTGACAAGTAGTTTCacacaattaaacaaaataaacaaaaataaatttagTAATTAAGAGATGATGGAAGTTGCATGAGTATACAAATTTTTAAGTGATCGATCTTACAAATTTCCTTCTTGTTCAATTTATGACAGTTGAAGAACATATAGTTGGAGTAATTGCTGGTGTTTACAGTTTTTAAAATTGTCACGTGTATCTGTTAGTCTAACGCTACTGCAACCTGTTTCACTGCCAAAATACATTATGCAGGAATATGGTTTGGAATTGCCTGAACGCCTGTCAAAGTTCGAATCTCCTCCATCCCCACCTTCAAGCTATGATAACAGATGCTTAAGTGAAAATGATTTCAGTAAACCTCCGCCAGAAGTACCACCACAACTACAAGTCCCATTTTTAAACAGGCCACCCTCCTCTTCAAATGATGGTGACCGGCCATTTTCAATGCCTCATTATTCACAATTGAACCATTTGTACATCCAGAACCAAATTGGTGGCGAGTATTTCGCACTCAGTTCTACTCATAGGTTTCGTAAAAAATTTGTTACAATGGTGTTATACAAGCCATTGAACAGAGAAAATCCATAATTTTTATCTTCATTATGGGGACTAGAATATAATTTGTAGATTTGTAATACTAGTATATCACTTGGAATTCTTATGATTCAGTAGGTTGAGAAAGCAGGTCATGTAGGTCAATTTGTAAGAGTAAGATGGTATGCAAAATATACCATGACTTCATATTGGATATTGATATTACCCTTTCGTCATTTCTTTTGCATTTGTAAGCTTCTAATCAAGACTGAGTTTGCTAGCGATAGTGTCAAAAACTTGTTTGATGTAAACATAAACAATTACAGTAGAATCTGACTTTTGCTCGTATGAGAAACTCAGAAGTCATAACATATATTAAATATATCAGGGAAGAAACTCTGCAAGTATTTGAGAAGAACTCAAATGGTAAAATTGAAAGGTGTAATACTTAACTAAACAATATCAGAAGCTCATGTGTAGTTACTGCTCCACTATAAGCTGCAACGGCAGTGAAGAATAAATCTTCCCCTGGAGAGATGCGTGGACACATGGTTGTATGCAACCAATGGTTTGTAGGGAAGAAAAATGCGGCAGTGGATCATCGAACTGGCACCTTAATCCAACCATTAGCAAAAGCAATGGCTAAGATGACAAAAGGTGTAGACATGCCAAATATGATGATGTAAGGAAGAGGGGTCATCATGGGATTTTCTCCTTCCCTTTCTCCTGCTGTTTG encodes the following:
- the LOC133725875 gene encoding SNF1-related protein kinase regulatory subunit beta-2-like translates to MVMGNASGREEGEGSSSGVNNFQENDESMAPSPPHNPFFTSQNPGDTLTRPGGAIQTQTHALSQNIEYNDNVQNQNLRRMKISWTHGGRQVAITGSWDNWQTREPLQNLGNEFVVIKLLPSGFYQYRFIIDGCWRCAPDLPWIYDDSGTAYNVLDLQEYGLELPERLSKFESPPSPPSSYDNRCLSENDFSKPPPEVPPQLQVPFLNRPPSSSNDGDRPFSMPHYSQLNHLYIQNQIGGEYFALSSTHRFRKKFVTMVLYKPLNRENP